Sequence from the uncultured Flavobacterium sp. genome:
TTCATAATTATTATTTTTTTAGCCATGAATAAATCTCAAAGTCTGTCATTGCGAGGAACGAAGCAACCACACTCTTTAAACATAAGTTAATATAGCAAATGAGATTGCTTCGTTCCTCGCAAGGACAAAAATGAGAAAAAAAAATCCGTAAAAATCCGCGCCTTCGCAATAGCGAATCCGTAAAATCCGCGTGCCATTACACAAAGCCATTCAACACAAAGTTACTCCTCCAAAACAGGATCCAAATTCAACTCCGTAAAATCATGTTCTGTTTTCGAGATTATTATTGTCGCTACAGTATTTCCAATCAAATTTGTTATTGCTCGCGCTTCACTCATAAATTTATCAACTCCTAATAAAAAAGCCAATCCTTCGACCGGAATCTTATGCAAAGCAGTCAAAGTCGACGCGAGAACTATAAATCCGCTTCCGGTTACACCAGCCGCACCTTTTGACGTTACCATCAGGATTCCGATAACACTTAATATTTCGAAAAAACTCAAATGAACATCATACAATTGAGCCAAAAATATCACCGACATCGACAAATAAATCGAAGTTCCGTCAAGATTAAAAGAATAACCTGTTGGAATCACCAAACCCACAACCGATTTACTACAACCCATTTGTTCCAGTTTTACCATAATACTTGGCAAAGCGGCTTCAGAAGATGAAGTTCCAAGAACCAGTAAAAGTTCTTCTTTAATGTATTTTAAAATCGAAAGAATACTGATTTTATAATATCTCAAAATACTTCCTAAAACTAAAAATACAAACAACGCCATGGTCAAATAAACACATAACATCAATTTCCCAAGCGGAATCAAAGTCTGCAAACCAAACTTACCAATCGTGAACGCCATTCCGCCAAAAGCACCAATTGGAGCCAGATACATGACATATTTTAATCCTAGAAAAACCACTTTCGAGAAACGTTCTAAAACTAAAATTGTTTGTTCTCTTTTTTTATAAAAATTCAAGGCAATACCGCAAACAATCGCCGCCAATAAAACCTGCAAAGTAAAGTTCGAAAAGAAAAACTCTAACCACGAAAAATGTTTGGCTGAACCACTTGTATATTGACTGGCATCACCAAGAGTCAATCCGGACCTATCAATTTTTCCAGGCTTAAAAATATAAGCAACAGAAACTCCAATTGCCAAAGCCACTGTTGAAACTACTTCAAAATACCCGAGCGCTTTTATTCCAATTCGGCCTACTTTTTTAAGATTTCCCATTCCGGAAATTCCTAAAACGATCGTTAAAAAGATAATCGGACCAATAAAAAGTTTGATAATATCAATAAATCTTTTGCCTAATATTTCCATTTTCACACCATTTTCAGGCGAAAAATGTCCGAGCAAAATACCTGCAATAATAGCAATCAGAACCCAAAAAGTAAGATTGGTAATGATGACTTTAAAAGTACTTTTCTTTGGTTTATCAGAAGATTTTGGAGTGGTTATATTCATGAGGATAGATTAGAGAGTATCACAAATATATATAAAAAATGCAGACCTATAAGCCGGATTCTGTCTCTGATAAATCAGAGCCTTATCATTTATCTAGATCCAGCATTACTGCTGGACTCAAGCTACCTACCCTTCAACAACGGACGAGAAGCCCTTAAATGCTGATATACTTGGTATTTCACCGCATAGAGTTTACCTGGTTTCACTACAGCATTACCTGTACATACTTTCTGTTGCACTTGTCCTTGCGCTATTTCTAACGCCGACGGGTGTTACCCGCTATGCTTCTCTGTGGTGTCCGGACTTTCCTCCCTCCCAATAAATCAGGACGACGATAAGGCGGTCTGCGCGGCAAAAGTAACGATTTATCAACTAAGAATAATCATTTAAAATTTTAGATTTTAGACTCGTTTTCGTAACATTTTAATTTTAAATTAGTTATCTTTAAAATCCATAATTTTAAAATTCAATTATTATGATTAGAATGTATCATTACGCAACTGTTTCAAAAGCTTTAGATCAATTGAATGAAAAAGGATTTACATGTGATTTTAATCTAAACTCGGACCTGATTAAAAAAAATCCTGAAAAATTTGAAATTGTTCATGTGTATCGATACGAAGGGGATTCGGACCCAGGCGATGAGGCAGTTGTATACGGAATTAAGTCGACTTCAGGTAAAAAAGGCGTGTATGTCGCGGGTTTCTCCGCCGACTCAGATCAGGAAACTGCAAAGTTTTTATTCGATCTAAGTATAAAGGGCAGGTGATTTTTAAGGAGCTATTTCCTGCTATTCGCTGTATCTTTTCCTTGTTAAAGAAACAAGAAAAAGGATGCCGCTGCTATCAGGGCTAGGACTTTAGGTTACATAAGAAAAATTTATATTTTTAAACAATCAAAGTCATTGCGAGAAAGGAAGTAACTACGCATATAAGCACAACGTGATTCAGCAAATGAGATTGCTTCGTTCCTCGCAATGACATAAAATCCGCATAAATCTGTGTTTTCGCGATAGCGAATCCGTGTCATCCGCGTACCATTTCAAACCAATAAACTATAAAAAAAGTCCATCATAAAATGACAGACTTTTAAAAACAGTACATAAAATAAATTATGCCGTTGGTATTTTTATTTTCCAACCGGCTTGGATCAGGTCAGGATTTTTAATAAGATCTCTATTCGCTTCAAAAATTGCTTCCCAGGAAACCCCGTGTGCTTTTCCTATTTTTGATAATGAATCACCACTTACAACAGTATATTCCGTTGTTGTTCCTTCTGCAACTGCAATATTCAACACCACATCAGCCGATCTAAATTCAGGATCAATCTTTCCGTAAGCATCCCAAACTTTATCTTTATCCTCAGCCGATTTTGCTGTACCGTCAATATATAGCACATTATCCTGCTCTCTCACTTGCAAATTAGCGATACCTAAATTGGTCGCCAAATCTGTTAACTCTTTGTATTTATCCAATAAACTCATAACTCCTTTTATTTAATAGTTAACTTATTTTCAACTTTTTTAGGCTTCAATTCCTGTACGCTTTTAATCAAGTTTGGCAATTGCTCTTTTTTGATAGTTCCTGTAAGAGTTACTACACCATCCTTAACCGCAGCAGTTACACCATTATACGTTCTTACAACTTCATTTACAGAAGTAGTTAAAACCGCATCTGGATTTATTTCAACAGGAGCTGGCGCTGCAACAGGTTCCGGAGCCGCAATCTCACAATTATTCACTACCGATTTTACACCTTTTATACCTTTAACAATGCTCTCTGCATTTTGCTTAAGAGCTTCGTCTTTACAAATACCCGAGATTGTTGCAACTCCATCTTTTACAGTTACGTCAACACCTGGCAAAGCACTTATTTTTGCAGCAATTTCTTTCTGAATATCTGCGTCTTTAGGGCCACAAGCTACTAATGAAAAAGCAAGGCACAGTCCTAATAAAATTGATTTAACTTTCATAATGATATCTTTTTAAATTAATGAATCATCTAAGTTAACGAATAAATCAGTTAAATATTACAAAATAATCTTACAATTTTAAAACTTATTAATTTCTTAAAATTAATACATAAAAAAAGTCCTGAATTTTAATATTCAGGACTTTTGTAATTTAAATAATTTTTGGTGCTATTTTTAATCTAAATAACTCTCAGGATAAAGTGTTTGTCCATACTTTTTAAAAATGGCATTTATGTTTTCCTTTTTCTCAAGTTCATCATTTAAAGAAGCCGTTTCCATATAATTTGACATTTCTTCAAACAAATCGTCTAATCCGGCCGGAGTTACCGTACATAAAAGTTTAGCAGGTTTATCGCTTAAATTTTTAAAGCCATGAACAATTCCGCCTTTCGGAATATTGACAAAAGAGTTTTTCTTCGCCACATAACTTCCTAATTCAGATTTGAATGAAACTTCGCCTTCCAAAACAAAAAAAGTCTCAGCAAAATCAGGATGCGCATGCGGATTTGGTCCCGCTCCAACAGGAACTGACATTTCGATTACGGCATATTCTCCGTTAGTTTGTTTTCCCGAAATTATGATTCGGTAATTTCCTCCGGCTATATTTAATTTCTGACCTTCAGTTTCGTCGACGGTTGTTATTGGGTTTGGAGTTTTCATTTTTAAATTTGTTTTGATTATACTCACTTATTATAATATAAACCTAATCAACTTTTAAAAGCTTTATTCAACTCAAAAATACAAATTTTAAAAACAGTTCTTCTAAAGTAATAACTAAAGGATTTAATTTTTAACATTATGGATTACCGTAATTTTATTCTACTATATGTAAATAACTTTCATTTTTATTAATTTAAAACATATACAATATGGCAAATTTTAAAAAAAGTGATTTGAAACTTATTTATTCCTGGACTGCAGCTGCCGAAAACGACAATGCAAAAATTACTGGAATCCCTGACAGTACTCTTCTTGATCGCCATGAAGGTTATGAAGTTCTTCCATTTCTAAATCGATACTTGACATCTAAGAATTGGACATCATCATCTACATTAAATAAATTAGAAGATGCGTTACGCGATGAACTTCCTGGCACTACAAGAAGTCATGCCAATGTCAAAAAATGGTTGGATGATAATTTCAAACTTTAGAAAAAAAAACCGCTCAATGAGCGGTTTTTACATTTACTTCTATAGAAACTTTTTTCAGGACGAGACAAGTTAATATAATGATCTTAATTATTTAGGCGAATAATCAACCTTTGTCAAAACCCGATCTTCAATATTTCCAATTACATCTCCATATTTTTCGGTGTATTGCTTTTTAATTTCGATCCATTCTTTATCGGCTTTAAAAGCGTCCCAAGCTTTTTTCATTGTGTTTTGATCCGGCCATTCTAAAAAATAAACAAACTCCGTTTTCTTATCTGATTTTGATTCATAGATTGACATGATTTTAAAATTATACTTCTTCATAATACGCATTGCATGATCTCGAAATCGTTCATGAAAAAGATCTTTATTCTTTTCGAAAATTTCATAAATACGCAATTGATAAACAGGACTCGATTGTGTTACACTTTGCGCTTTTACAACCGAAGTTGCAATTAATAATAAAGTCAATAAAAACAGTTTCATATTTGATAATTTGTATAGGATTAAAGTCTTGAAAAAATAGTCTTTTAAAAATTACAATACTGATAATAAAGTTTTTGTATTCAATCAAAAGTATAAATTTAAAATAACATTTATTAGAATTAAATCTTACAAGAACAATTCGTTTTCGTGCTTAATGAGATTGCTTCGTTCCTCGCAAGGACTTTGATTGTCGATTATAGTTGTGATCCTTCGACTTAGCTCAGGAAGACATGTCTAGAGAAAAAAATCTACATCAATCCGCGTTTTCGCTTTAGCGAATCCGTTTTATCAGCGTTCAATTTCCCCATTCCAAAATTTAAAAATGTTAATTTAAATCGCTTACTTCCTCACATTCAAAACGCTCAAAATTCCCTTTAATATTTATCAATTTCAGATTTGTGATTTGGTAATTTTCAGCCTATATTTGCTATCGAATAAAACAGAATATGGAACAATTTGTAGTATCGGCTCGTAAATATCGCCCACAGACCTTTAAGGATGTTGTAGGTCAGAAAGCCATTACCAACACTTTGTTGAATGCTATTGACAGCAATCACCTTGCTTCTGCCCTTTTATTCACTGGACCTCGTGGAGTTGGAAAAACAACTTGCGCGCGTATTCTGGCTCGTAAAATAAATCAGCCTGGATATGATGATCCTAATGAAGATTTTGCTTTTAACGTTTTTGAGTTAGATGCTGCTTCAAACAACTCGGTTGATGATATTCGTAATCTGATTGATCAGGTTCGAATCCCGCCACAAACCGGACAATACAAAGTTTATATCATTGACGAGGTTCATATGTTGTCTTCGGCAGCTTTTAATGCTTTCCTTAAAACATTAGAAGAACCGCCAAAACATGCTATTTTTATTTTAGCGACAACAGAGAAACACAAGATTATTCCAACGATTTTATCTCGTTGTCAGATATTTGATTTCAAAAGAATTACTGTAAAAGATGCTAAAGAACATTTGGCAGAAGTTGCAACAAGTCAGGGAATCAATTTTGAAGACGATGCTTTGCACATTATTGCTCAAAAAGCTGATGGTGCAATGCGTGATGCTTTATCTATTTTTGACCGTGTTGTTTCGTATTGCGGAACTAATCTAACGCGTCAGGCTGTAACCGAAAACTTAAACGTTTTAGATTACGAAACTTACATCAGTATTACAGATTTACTTTTAGAGAATAAAATTCCGGATCTTTTATTGGCTTACAATGATATTCTTGCTAAAGGTTTTGACGGACATCATTTTATTGCCGGTTTAGCTTCGCATTTTAGAGATTTATTAGTGAGTAAAACTCCTGCTACAATCGCTTTACTTGAAGTTGGAGAACAAGCACAACAAATGTATGGTGTTCAGGCTCAGAAATGTTCTCAGGATTTTTTACTAAAAGGAATTGACATTGCAAATGACTGTGATTTAAAGTATAAATTAAGTCAAAACCAACGCCTTTTGGTCGAATTATGTTTGATGCAATTGGCCTCTATCAATTTTGATGGAGAAAAAAAAAAGTTGAGCAATTCATAATTCCGCCTACTTATTATAAAAATGGAAGCTACTCTATAGTTGAAGTCCAAAGTCCAAAGTCGAAAGTCGAAAGTGCTGAAACTGTAAATCCAACTTCAAAAGCTGAAAATGCAGTAAGTCCAACAGAAACTCAATCTCCGCCAAAACAAGAAACTCCTGTTGCTCCAAAAACGGAAACTAGCAACGAACCAAAAATTTCGGCTTTTTCATTATCTAGTATTCGCAAGAAAAAAGAATTGGAAGCAGCCAGTATGACTTACGTAAAACCAACTTCTGTAATGCCTACAGAAGAATTTACGGAGACTGAAATGTTGGTACAATGGAATAAATACGCACAACGTTTAGGAGACAAAGGTCACAAAATCATGGAATCGTTATTATTAATTAACGATCCAACTTTGAACGGAACTGTTATTACTTTTGAATTACCAAACGAAGGTTCTAAATTAGATTTTGAGTCACAAATTCATGGTCTTTTAGGGCATTTAAAAGGACATTTGCACAATCATGATATTACGATTGAAGTGAATGTAAATGAAACTATCGAAATTAAAAGAAGTTTGAATGATCAGGATCGATACAATCGTTTAATGGAAATCAATCCAAATCTTGATCTTTTGCGTTCTACATTTGGATTGGATTTAACTTCTTAATTTTTTTTCCACAAATATTTTTGCCACGAATTTCACGAATTATTTTTGTCAATCTTTGAGAATAAAAATTCATGAATTCGTGGTATTTTTTTTTAAAATTCCTCTTTACTTATTTTTCAGTCCGAAATCATAGACTTTCTGTAACCATTTTTCTTTTTGAAAATCATCAGAAGTTTTTATGATTCCAATGTAGCTTACTTTTACGGGTTTTACTCCGCAGAATTCTAATGTAGTTTTCTTTAATTGATTGACACTTGGATTTCCATAAATCAATTTATAATACCAACTTGGCTGATCTAATGTTGTGATAATATGAGCTGTTTTTCCTTTAAGTAATTTATCCCACCAAACAGAATTTTCCCTGTGTTCAAACGCCATTCCGGGTAAAAATAATCGATCGATAAATCCTTTAGTTATTGCAGGAAGTCCGCCCCACCAAATTGGGTGAATCCAAACTAAATGATCTGCTTTTTTAATCTTTTGCCAGGATTCTACTAAATCAGGTTCAAGTTCTGTTCGTTTTTGATAGCCAAACTGTAAATTGGGATTAAATTTTAAATCGGCAATTGTTATTGTGTCTACTTCTGATCCTGAAGCAATTGCACCTTTTAAGTAAGATTCGGCTATTCCAAAATTAAAACTTGACGGATTTGGATGACCATTAATGATCAGTATTTTTTTCATATGATTCCTTTTTTAGCAAAAATAGTATTGCACTGAAAATTATTACTGGACAAATGTCCTATAAAACTGCTTTTCTAATTCGGCTTAAATGTCTTGGTGTAACGCCTAAATATGATGCTAAATATTGAAGCGGAATCAACTGAAGATATTTTTGATGATTCTGATAAAGTTCTTCGTAACGTTGTGTTCCGGATAATTTCTGAAAAGAAATCATTCGTTTCTGAAGCGTTACATATTCCATTTCAGTCAATTTACGCCCAATTTCCTGCCAATGAATTCCCAAGTTATAAAGCTTTTCTAAACTTTCCCGACTTAAAACCTGTAGTTCTGTTTCGGCTAAAGCCTGAATATTTTCTTCGGCAACATTTTGAGTTATAAAACTAGAGAAGGAAGCCATAAATTCATTTTCGAAGGCAAAACAATTCGTGATTTCGTCTCCTTGATGATTGAAAAAATAGGATCTTAAAATCCCTTTTTTGATAAAATAGATTTCGTTACAAACCTGATTTTCTTTCAACAGAAGTTCTCCTTTTTTAAGCGTACGAAAAGTAATTAAATCTTCTAATTGCTCTAATTCTTTCTGAGGCAAAACCTGAATAGACTGAAAAACGGTTTTCATTTTAACATTATGATTTTAATTACTAAGAAACCTTTTTATTCAAATGTTACTTCTTCGGTTGTGGCTTTTAAAATTTCGTGATTTGATTTTTCAATTTCTATTGTAAACTTATGCTTTTTGAAATTTTCAGGTTTTAAAGCTATTTTCATTTGATAAGTACTTAGTCTCGCCAGATTTAAATTAGGAATATAATCTTCAACTCGTTTGTTATTACTATCGAAACTTTTTGCTGTAACGATACTATTTAACTCAGCTCCAGCCGGAAAATTGTCATTAAAAGCTGCATCACTTTTAATCGAAATTCTAATTAACGAATATTTTTCGCCATCATCTCCTTTTTCACATACGGTCATAGCATATATTGCATTCGAAAAATTGAAATTCACTCCTTTCTCGACCACATATTCAAGATTAGCCCAATCTATCTCATATCCGAAGATTAATTGTTCATTTGCCAAAACTTTAGGATAACTTACTTTAGCGAATATAGCATGGTAATCATAATATCTTTCTGCAGGACAATTGCCACAAGCATTAAACAATCCCAAAACATTAAAAGTTAAAAATATAGTAAGTATTCTTTTTTTCATCTTTATCAAAATAGATTTATAGAAACGAACTTACAATTATATTTTTAAATTTTATCTTTTTTTACTTTAAGTATAAGTAAATGTTTATGAAGTATATTCGGAAGTTATTTATTAAAAACTCTTTCGATTCTTTTGTCAGGCACAAGCCATATTAAAGCTACGATAACATAACAAGCACCAGAAATCCATTCATTATAAAATGAAGAAACGATTCCAATAATATTAAGACCTGTAGAGATTTTACCTTTTAAATCTTCGCCAATAGCTTTTCTTAAAAGTGAATCTTTCCCTTCTGTTTCTAAAACCATTTTCTGAAGAATAATATAAGCGACTGCACATCCCAATAAAATAATTCCGTAAAGTGCTAAAGGTGCTTTTTCAAAATTATGTTCTCCCATCCAGCCAGTTGCAACAGGAATTAAGGAAAGCCAAAAAAGTAAATGTAGATTTGCCCAAAGAATTTTTCCATTGATTTTAGAAAGACCATGAATTAAATAATGATGATTGTTCCAGTAAATTCCAACGTAAATAAAACTTAAAACATAACTTAGAAACTTAGGAATTAGTGGTTTTAGATCTGCAAACTCAACTCCATGAGGCACTTTTATTTCTAAAATCATTATGGTGATTATAATAGCCAAAACACCATCACTAAAGGCTTCAAGTCTAGTTTTATTCATTTATTTTAAAATTATAATAATCAATATTAAAAAAGTTTGCCACAAATTTCACGAATTTACACTAATTTTTTATTTCTATTATAAAATATAATTCGTGTAAATTCGTGAAATTTATGGCAAAAAAGTATTTAAATTTTACCGTAATACATTGCTTTTACGATTCCGTCAGAAAGACCAATTTTAGGGACGAAAATTTGACGTGCTCCACTCCATTTCATCGCATTCAGATAAATTCTGGTTGCGTGAATAATTACGTCGGCACGATCTGAATTTAAACCTAATTCGGCAATTCTTTGTTCGTAAGTTAACGAATTCAGGAATGCATATTGTGAATTGATATAAATGTATGAAAGCGGTTTTTCTTGTTGTTTTCCGGACATTTTAAACAATTTATTAATGTTTCCGCCGGAACCAATCAAGGTTACTTCTTCATAATCAGCTGTATTGGTTTTAATCCATTTTTCGATTTCATCCCAAACTGAATCGTGAACCATATTATTTAATAAACGAACTGTTCCGGCTTTGAAAGATCTTGAATTAATCATTTTTCCATCAGAAAACAATGTAAATTCTGTACTTCCGCCGCCAACATCTACAAATAGATAGGTTTCGTCATTTTTTAGTAAATGATGTAAATCTGTTGAAGCGATAATTGCCGCTTCTTTTTTACCATCAATAATTTCAATTTTAATGTCGGCTTTTTTCTTAATTAAAGCGACAACTTCTTTGGCATTATAAGCTTCACGCATTGCTGATGTTGCAAATGCCATATAACGCTCAACTTTATGTACTTTCATCAAAAGATTGAATGCTTTCATTGCATCAACCATTCGTTCTATATTTTCTTCTGAAATTTCTCCTACGGTAAAGGCATCTTGTCCCAAACGAATTGGCACACGAACAAGCGAACTTTTATTAAATTGTGGTTCTTTGCCATCTTGCTCTACAACATTCGATATTAGTAACCTCATGGCATTTGAACCAATATCTATTGCTGCATATTTCCTTATATTAATCATGCTCACTTTATGATTTGAAATTTTATTATTTTAATTTGTTCGCTGCACTACCTCTGCGATTACATCAATTTTATTCTGATAATACTTGTAGGTTTCAAGCTGCGCTCTAAATGGGGCATGATGATTACGTGGCTTATACTTATTATCTAATTTATAGGAATGATATCTCACTTTTACATTCCCTTTCCATGCTATATTGAAATTATCTATTAGTTCTTTTTTAATTTCAAGGTCATAGATTGGGCACGTTACCTCAACTCTTCCGTCTAGATTTCTAGTCATAAAATCGGCTGAAGAAATGTAAACTTCGGTTAAACCGGCATTTCCAAAAATATAAACTCTTGAATGTTCCAGATAGTTATCGACGATACTTATGGCTTCAATGTTTTCGCTCATTCCCGGGATTCCAGGTATTAAAGAACAAATTCCTCTTACCTGAAGCTGGATTTTTACTCCGGCGTTACTGGCTTCGTATAATTTATCGATCATTTTAAAATCTGATAAACTATTCATTTTTAACTTAATATGCGTTTTTCTACCTGCTAATGCGTGCAGAATTTCACGATCTATTAATTTAACAAATTTTGTTCTTGTATAATGTGGCGATACTATTAAATGCTTGTATCTGTGTACTCTATAGTTGATATCGAAAAATTCGAATATTTTAGAAATGTCTTTCAAAATTCCCTGATGACAGGTAAAAAGCGTAACATCTGTATAAATCTTTGCTGTTGATTCGTTAAAGTTTCCTGTCGAAATAAATCCGTAACGACGAGTTTTTCCTTCTTCAACTCTTTCTATTACACATATTTTACTGTGTACTTTTAAGCCTTTTATTCCAAAGATAAGATCGATTCCTTCGGTTTGCATTTGCTCTGCATACGAGATATTTGTAGCTTCATCAAAACGCGCCTGAAGTTCGATTTGTACGGTTACTTTTTTTCCATTTTTAGCTGCATTAATCAAAGAACTAATGATTTGTGAATTCTTTGCCAAACGATATAAGGTGATTTTTATACTTGTAACTTTTGGATCTAAAGCGGCTTCACGCAAGAACTTTGTCAAATACGAAAAGGACTGATATGGAGCGTGTAATAAATAATCTTTTTTATTGATTTTCTCTAAAATACTTCCGCCCAAACTTAACCCCGGAATTGGTAGTGGTTCATTTGGTTTATAAAGTAAATCGTATCTTCCTAAATTTGGAAAACTCATATAATCGCGACGATTATGATATCTTCCGCCGGGAATTATACTATCTGTTTCTACAATTTTCATCTTATCAAGAAAAAAATGTAGTGTATCTTCTTCTATTAAATTGTCGTAAATAAAACGAACGGGTTCTCCGATTCTTCTGTCTTTTACGGATGTTGCAATTTTCTCCAACATACTTTTACTCAAATCACTATCAATGTCTAACTGCGCATCTCGTGTGATTTTGATCATGTGTGCAGAAACGCTTTTATAATCGAAAATATTGAAAATATTCCCCAGATTATAACGTATTACATCGTCTATAAGGATAACATATTGTTTTTCATCGTTTGATGGCAGGACAACAAACCTGTTTATTGTTTTAGGAATTTCGATAACGGCGTATCGAATTTCATCATTCAAATTCATTTCTAAACGAACGGCCAAATAACCTAATGTATCTTTAAGAACAGGAAATTCTGCTAAATCATTCAGGATAATAGTTACTAATTCAGGACTTAATTTTTGAACAAAAAAGTCTTTTAGGAAGTTTTCCTGATATGTTGTAATCTGATCTTCGTTAATAACAAAGATATTTTCGGCTTCAAGTTCTGTTTCAATATTTCCTAAAATACG
This genomic interval carries:
- a CDS encoding cation:dicarboxylase symporter family transporter is translated as MNITTPKSSDKPKKSTFKVIITNLTFWVLIAIIAGILLGHFSPENGVKMEILGKRFIDIIKLFIGPIIFLTIVLGISGMGNLKKVGRIGIKALGYFEVVSTVALAIGVSVAYIFKPGKIDRSGLTLGDASQYTSGSAKHFSWLEFFFSNFTLQVLLAAIVCGIALNFYKKREQTILVLERFSKVVFLGLKYVMYLAPIGAFGGMAFTIGKFGLQTLIPLGKLMLCVYLTMALFVFLVLGSILRYYKISILSILKYIKEELLLVLGTSSSEAALPSIMVKLEQMGCSKSVVGLVIPTGYSFNLDGTSIYLSMSVIFLAQLYDVHLSFFEILSVIGILMVTSKGAAGVTGSGFIVLASTLTALHKIPVEGLAFLLGVDKFMSEARAITNLIGNTVATIIISKTEHDFTELNLDPVLEE
- a CDS encoding LysM peptidoglycan-binding domain-containing protein → MSLLDKYKELTDLATNLGIANLQVREQDNVLYIDGTAKSAEDKDKVWDAYGKIDPEFRSADVVLNIAVAEGTTTEYTVVSGDSLSKIGKAHGVSWEAIFEANRDLIKNPDLIQAGWKIKIPTA
- a CDS encoding BON domain-containing protein; the protein is MKVKSILLGLCLAFSLVACGPKDADIQKEIAAKISALPGVDVTVKDGVATISGICKDEALKQNAESIVKGIKGVKSVVNNCEIAAPEPVAAPAPVEINPDAVLTTSVNEVVRTYNGVTAAVKDGVVTLTGTIKKEQLPNLIKSVQELKPKKVENKLTIK
- a CDS encoding cupin domain-containing protein; translation: MKTPNPITTVDETEGQKLNIAGGNYRIIISGKQTNGEYAVIEMSVPVGAGPNPHAHPDFAETFFVLEGEVSFKSELGSYVAKKNSFVNIPKGGIVHGFKNLSDKPAKLLCTVTPAGLDDLFEEMSNYMETASLNDELEKKENINAIFKKYGQTLYPESYLD
- a CDS encoding NIPSNAP family protein, whose translation is MKLFLLTLLLIATSVVKAQSVTQSSPVYQLRIYEIFEKNKDLFHERFRDHAMRIMKKYNFKIMSIYESKSDKKTEFVYFLEWPDQNTMKKAWDAFKADKEWIEIKKQYTEKYGDVIGNIEDRVLTKVDYSPK
- the dnaX gene encoding DNA polymerase III subunit gamma/tau; this encodes MEQFVVSARKYRPQTFKDVVGQKAITNTLLNAIDSNHLASALLFTGPRGVGKTTCARILARKINQPGYDDPNEDFAFNVFELDAASNNSVDDIRNLIDQVRIPPQTGQYKVYIIDEVHMLSSAAFNAFLKTLEEPPKHAIFILATTEKHKIIPTILSRCQIFDFKRITVKDAKEHLAEVATSQGINFEDDALHIIAQKADGAMRDALSIFDRVVSYCGTNLTRQAVTENLNVLDYETYISITDLLLENKIPDLLLAYNDILAKGFDGHHFIAGLASHFRDLLVSKTPATIALLEVGEQAQQMYGVQAQKCSQDFLLKGIDIANDCDLKYKLSQNQRLLVELCLMQLASINFDGEKKKLSNS
- a CDS encoding NAD(P)H-dependent oxidoreductase, with translation MKKILIINGHPNPSSFNFGIAESYLKGAIASGSEVDTITIADLKFNPNLQFGYQKRTELEPDLVESWQKIKKADHLVWIHPIWWGGLPAITKGFIDRLFLPGMAFEHRENSVWWDKLLKGKTAHIITTLDQPSWYYKLIYGNPSVNQLKKTTLEFCGVKPVKVSYIGIIKTSDDFQKEKWLQKVYDFGLKNK
- a CDS encoding Crp/Fnr family transcriptional regulator; the encoded protein is MKTVFQSIQVLPQKELEQLEDLITFRTLKKGELLLKENQVCNEIYFIKKGILRSYFFNHQGDEITNCFAFENEFMASFSSFITQNVAEENIQALAETELQVLSRESLEKLYNLGIHWQEIGRKLTEMEYVTLQKRMISFQKLSGTQRYEELYQNHQKYLQLIPLQYLASYLGVTPRHLSRIRKAVL
- a CDS encoding TMEM175 family protein yields the protein MNKTRLEAFSDGVLAIIITIMILEIKVPHGVEFADLKPLIPKFLSYVLSFIYVGIYWNNHHYLIHGLSKINGKILWANLHLLFWLSLIPVATGWMGEHNFEKAPLALYGIILLGCAVAYIILQKMVLETEGKDSLLRKAIGEDLKGKISTGLNIIGIVSSFYNEWISGACYVIVALIWLVPDKRIERVFNK
- a CDS encoding exopolyphosphatase, whose amino-acid sequence is MINIRKYAAIDIGSNAMRLLISNVVEQDGKEPQFNKSSLVRVPIRLGQDAFTVGEISEENIERMVDAMKAFNLLMKVHKVERYMAFATSAMREAYNAKEVVALIKKKADIKIEIIDGKKEAAIIASTDLHHLLKNDETYLFVDVGGGSTEFTLFSDGKMINSRSFKAGTVRLLNNMVHDSVWDEIEKWIKTNTADYEEVTLIGSGGNINKLFKMSGKQQEKPLSYIYINSQYAFLNSLTYEQRIAELGLNSDRADVIIHATRIYLNAMKWSGARQIFVPKIGLSDGIVKAMYYGKI